ATAAAACCAGGGTATGAATTGCCTTGCAACTCTCCTCTTATCATCTATTGTGTAGGGTATTCTCTTCGGCTGGCCTGTTGTTCCACTTGTCCTTACGATGGTGTAAAAGATATCGTAGTTTTTAATGTAACTCGGCCATACCCTTTCAGTATTATAGAGATCTTTTGGAAGTATGTGAAGGTTGTCAATTTCAGAAGCAAGTGTCTCTGGTGTCATGCTCTCAATATCAATCTTGGAGAATTTTTCTTTCCAAAATTTAGTGGTTTCTGCTGCTTTTTTTGCGGTATACCTTAGTTCTTCAAAATGTTCCGGAGCGGTTTTGCCAACAACCAGCTTTGACATAAAAAACCACCATCATAAATATCTCTGAAAAATATTTAAGGATTTGGGAACTAAATTGATAAGACTTCAATTTTTAATTGGGGATTATACAAAACTTTTAAAAACTTGTGAAACAAAAAAGATTTCATGAGATATGCAGAAGTAAAAGAGATGTACGATGATCCTTTTCATTTAGATGAGAGCTCCGCAATACAGTATCTAAGGAATATCTTTGAATTTCACTTCCAGAACACGCCATACTGGCATGCTGTTGAGAAAAAGCGGGGGATAGATTTGGACTCTATTTTTGAAGGCAGCCTTGAAGAAACTGTTGAGAAAATATTCAATTCCAGTCTCTCTATTGAGAGTGACGAATTAAGAGAAAACTGGCTTGGATTTTTACCAAGAAACTATAAGGGCAAACTTAGATTCTACCAATCCTCTGGAACTACAGGACCGAGGTCTTTTTGTCACTGGGATCATGAATATGTGGATCTGCTTGTTTTTTATCTTCGAAGGGCTCTTGACGAAGTTTATCATCTTGATGAAACGTACAATGATTCTCATCAACTGAGAGCCCTGCTTCACGGACCATACGGCTGGTATCAGGAAGAAATGAGTGAACTGATATGGTCATATGGGGGAATTCTATATTTTGTTGCAACTGAGACTGAGGGCTTAAAGAAAATTCTTGAAAAAGAAGGTATTAAAGCTGCAATGAAATATTTGGCTCCTCTTGTTAGATATACCCAAAGGGTTCTTGAAAGGGATGAAATAAACCTGATAAGAACTGCTGTACAGTTATTGGATATTTTCAAGCCTTTCGGTGAAAATCTTGAAACCATAATGTTGAGCGGTACCAGCACAACGCCTGAAGTGATTAAACATTATCAGGATTACTTTGAAAATTCGGTATTCATTCCCCTTTATGGGTATTTTGCATTTGGAGATGCCATTGGGATGTACACAGAAAAAGAAATACGATATTACCCCAACTACCCCTTCACAGTGATCTTACCTCTTGTTCCTGAGAATGGAAGATACAGGATCGCCAAGTACGGGGAAAGAGGACTAACGGGTATAATCATTGCCAGACCTGAAATATTGATAGTGAAGATTGAAGATGAGTTCATAACGAGGGTTCCTCCCATAAAACCTTTTGAATGGGACGGATTTGCCAACCCAAGTAGGGAGGGAGTGTCATGTTAGGAATGCCTGTATATATTCTTGCTGAAGTTTTACTCGTCATGACACTGGATTTATTAGCGTTTGTGTTTGTTTTCAGAGCATACTTGAAAACCAGAAGAAAATCTGCTCTGGTTTTCTCATTTGCATGGCTTTCAGATTTTCTAACAATACTCTTCGCAGGGTTTAATATGTACGTACTGAATTCATTTTTTATTGCGCTGTTCGGAGCTCTGATTACCTATGGAATACTGATATTTTTAGATGAGGAGAAGGAAGCTTTGCCTCTAACGCAAGTTCAAAAAGCCACTGCTCTACCCCCTCTTTTTGTTATATACTTGGTACTTCTGAAGAATTACGTTGGAATAAACGAGTGGACGTTAATTGTTGGGGGGTCTTGGTTTTTAGCGGGAGGTTTTCTAATTTTTGCAGGCGTTTTCATAAGAAACTTAGTAAATGTATATGAAAAAAGCGTCCGGTATCTCTACTATGGTTTTGTCCTGTTTGGACTTCACCTATTACCATATCCATTCTTTGCACGTGAGGAATGGTACGCTCCAATTGGACTTACAGCATCAACGATTCTAATTGTTTTCTTAACAACGACCATGATACGCTTGGTGTTGTCTCCACGCTTCACGAAGCTATATGAGATCTCTGCCGAATCAAAAGCGAGAAAGATTGACCTAACACCCGGGGTCTTGATTGTAAACCAAAACGAATACAAGCAATTGGAGCTAAAACTCAAAGACATGCCAGCGTTGGCGTTTTTGAGAAACATAACAAATGTTCCAGAGACGTGGGAATACTTCTTTGTCACCACAGTAACTAAGGACGGTTCACAAAAAGTCGTATCCCCAACAGATTTAGCAAAGATAACTGAACTCACATACAGATACCTTAAGGCGGCTGCAGATACTAACACTCCGGGTATTGTAATCATTGACTGTCTGGAGTACCTTTTGGTATATAACGAGCCTACTTCAGTCATGAAGTTTCTCACCAAGCTGAGAGACCTGATCGTAGTTCACAAAGCAACTCTGATTCTGGTTGCCGAAAAATCTGCATTAGGTGATAAAAACTGGGCATTATTAACTAAATTGCTTGGTGGATAAAAGAACTTATAAGCCAATGCAATGAATAATATATTGCCCCTGCGCGAGGACCCCGGGGAGAATGAACCGGGGGGCGATGCGGGGGCAACAGCTCGGTCATAGCGAGGTCCCCACGGGAGAGCCTTCCGCGTTACGGAGCACGATGACCGTGGGTAACCCTGACCGAGCACACTTCTGCCCGCCTGGGTTAACCCGCTTGAGAATGCCGTTCTATGGCTTCAGTGAAGGCGGGGGTTACGGGCGGGCAACATACTCTTTCTTCTAAAAATTAGTGTTGTGTTACAAGTTCATTAATTATCAAAATAGTAGGGGATAGAAAAAGAAACAACAGATGAGCATCAACCCATCATGTTCATGCCGCCCATTCCACCCATGCCCTCCATTCCCTGTCCGGAGCCTTCGCTCTTAACTCTTTTTGCAGCTATGACGTCGTCGATTCTGAGGATCATGATTGCTGCTTCGCTTGCGCTCTTGATTGCCTGCTTCTTAACCCTCACTGGCTCAATGACACCCCTCTCAAGCATATCAGCAGGCTCACCAGCAAAGACATCAATTCCAATTGCTTTACCTTTAGTCTTATGTTCGCTGATGACCTTAACAAGCACATCGATTGTGTCAAGTCCAGCGTTCTCTGCCAATGTCTTGGGGATTATCTTAAGTGCCTCAGCAAATGCCTCAATTGCTAAAGCTTCCTTTCCTCCAACTTGCTTTCCGTACTCATCAAGCCTAATAGAAAGCTCAATCTCAGTTGCACCTCCTCCAGGGAGAATTGCTCCGTCTTCCATGACATCCTTAACGACTTTAACGGCATCTTCAAGGGCTCTTTCCACTTCATCAATGACATGCTCTGTTCCACCCCTGATGAGGATTGTCACTGCCTTTGGATTCTTGCAGCCCTCGACGAAGATCATGCTCTCGCCAGCGATCTTTCTTTCTTCAACGAGCTCCGCATAACCTAAATCTTCTGAAGTCAGGTCTTTTACATTTGTGACGATCTTGGCTCCTGTTGCTTTTGCTAACTTCTCCATGTCGCTCTTCTTGACCCTTCTCACTGCCAGGATTCCAGCCTTAGCCAAATAGTGCTGTGCCAAATCATCAATACCCTTCTGGACAAATACAACATTTGCACCAGTAGCAACAATCTGGTCAACCATGTCTTTGATCATCTTTTCTTCCTGCTCAAGGAATGCATAAAGTTGATCTGGAGCAGTAATATTTATTTTTGCATCAGTCTCAGTCTTTTTAACTTCGAGAGCATCGTTTATGAGTGCAATCTTTGCGTTTTCAACCCTCTTTGGCATCCTTGGGTGGACCTTCTCTTTGTCAATCACAACGCCTTTAATAAGCTGGCTCTCCTCAACGCTTTCTCCTTCCTTCTTCTCAATCTTGATGTTATCAATGTCTACCTCAAACTTGCCGTCCTTTTTCTCTGCAACCTGCTTGACAGCCTCAACTGCAAGCCTTGCTAAATGCTCTCTGTGTGATTCTGCACTCTTACCGGTGATTGCTGTTTTTGCTATCTTCATAAGGGTCTCCTCATTTTCTGGGTCTACTTTTATTGCAATGTCTCCAAGTATCTCTTGGGCTTTTTCAACGGCTAAGGTGTAGCCCTTCACAATTATGCTTGGGTGAATGTTTTGATCAATCAACTCTTCAGCTTTCCTGAGAAGCTCACCGGCAATGACAACTGCTGTGGTTGTACCATCACCGGCTTCCTCATCTTGGGTCTTAGCAACTTCGACCATCATCTTTGCAGCGGGATGCTGAAGATCAATTTTGTCCAAAATAGTTGCACCGTCGTTTGTGATGACGATGTCTCCTAAGCTGTCGACGAGCATTTTGTCCATTCCTTTTGGTCCTAAAGTTGTTCTAACGGTCTCAGCAACAATCCTTGCAGCCAAGATGTTCAACCTCTGGGCATCTCTACCCACATACCTTTGGGTTCCTTCAGGGAGAATAACTATTGGCTGTCCGCCCTGTCCAACAAGCTGTGCCATTTTCTTTTCCTCCTAAGATTTCAATACGCTCTTCATACGTTAGTGTTCTATAAAAAACTTTTGTCCAAAAATTCATATTTTATCTGAAATTTTTGTCAAATTGTCTGAAAAAAGCCGAAGTTAATAGAACAATCACAAAGGAATTAAGATGTGGAAGGTGGATAAGATATTTAACCATGAGATACAAACAAAAAAGAGGTTGGGCATATGGATGAAGTAAAAATTTACGAGATAAGAAAAGACAACATTAGAGCCATGCTTAAAAAAATTGCCGAATACAACTTAGCGGATATTGAGGTTGAAAATCGTGCCTCATTTTTAGATGATATGCTGAAAAGTACTGAAGACAGGCTTAGATACGCCCTTCAAAAGCTGGAAGAGAACGATGCTGATACTGCAAAGTTTATCATAAAGAGCAATGTTGGGATGCTCATAGTAAAAATCGAGGATGTAATAACAATAAGGGTAACAATAAAAGATTACAAAAAATTCGTTGATGATTTTAGACTTGCTAAAGATCAAACAGGTGGTGTTGATGGAACTAATAAAGCAGGGAGCAGAAGCAAAAATATACTTGGCTAAATTTGAAGAGCTTTATTTTCCCTTTAATAATGAAAAAGTAATTATAAAGCATCGCATTTCAAAACGGTACAGGATAAAGGAGATTGATCAAAAACTGAGGAAAGAGAGAACTGTTAGGGAAGCAAGAATCCTACACAGGGCTAAGGAGTTTGGGGTTAGTGTCCCCCATATCTACGAGGTCGATTTGAAGGATATGAAAATTGTCATGGAATTCATTGAAGGAGAGCGTTTGAAAGAGTACTTGGAGAAAATTCCCATAGAGGAACGTTTAAAACTTTGCCGTGAAATTGGAAGACAAATTGGAAAACTGCATGAGGCTGGTATTGTTCACGGAGATTTGACAACATCTAACATGATTTTAAGAGATGGAAAAATTTACCTCATAGATTTTGGGCTGGCAGAGTTTGATAACACACTTGAAGCCCAAGGCGTTGATCTACATCTACTAAAGAGAGCTATGGAAAGCACACACTATAAATGGTTTGAGGAAGGCTTCGAGGTTGTTCTTGAGGGCTATGGAGAGGTTAGAGGTGAAGAGAAAGCCCAGATGCTGAAAGAGAAGATAGGGGAAATCGAAAGCAGAGGCAGGTATGTAAGGGAGAGGAAGTGGATTAAGTGAATGCCCGCCACACCCTCTCAAAAATCTTCTTTTCTTTTCCTCTCTTGGTGCGGTAAAGCTTTTCAACAATCAGCTCTGGGGTGCTTTTACCCAAAACCCCAAACTTTGGCTGTCTGTCAACAATTAGGTTGAGATTTTCATCCAAGCCTTGAGCTTCGATTCCATCAACTCTCGCAAATGGCAGCTCCTTCTTTAAATCCTCGCCCAAATGTGACACAATGATGACGTAGAATCCTTTTTCATAAGCAATCTTCAAGAGCTCCGCTATTATCTTGACAGCAGCTCCGGGTTCGGTTATTGCTTCAAACTCATCAATTAAAATTAACTTTCTTCCATCGCTTGTCAGTGCTCTCACAAAGCTCTTTAAAGCTGTTTCAAAAGCTCCAGCACCGTAAATGGATCGCTTTCGCTTAAAGAAGAAAAGCTCGTCTAAAACCTCGACCCAAGCTTTCTCGGCATTAACTGGAAAGCCCATATGAGTTAAGATAACTATTTGAGAGATAAGCTCAAGCAGTGAAGTTTTTCCACCACTGTTTGCACCTGTCAAAATAACGACCCTCTCACCGTTTACACCATTAAACTCTATTGGAGCCTTTCCAACAACATAACTAACCGGCTGAGGATTCTTAATGAACAGATGCCTCCCATTTATGAAAGCGATTCCTCCTTCAATTAGCTCTGAGAATGTAAATCCTTCTGTAAATTCTTTTACAGCCCTTAAAAACTCCAGCTCATAGGCTCTGTTTATCTCTTCTTTAAGCTTTGGTATGAGGTGCTTTATTTCATCAAGAATTTCACGACTCTTTAAATACAACTCAACTTTGAGTTCCCTTTCCAGTTCTCGATGCAAAGCCTCAATGCTCTCTGGAGGGACTTCTATGGGATAGAGGTTTTCTCGTGAAAACAGTTCAACAGTGAAGTTTAGCTTTTCACTAAGCCTTTTCTCCGCTTCATTTATTTCTTCAAGAATCTCACTCTCAATTTCGCTGAAGTGCTTAAATATTGCATCATAGTTCCCTTCTCTGAGCTCTTTTAGAAATTCTAATAGCTCCTTGCCAGTCAAAGTTAGGCTGAATTTCTCAAGCTTTTCTGCTATCTTTTCGTTTAATCTTCTCTCTTCTTTTGCTATCAGTTCGTCAAGATTTTCAATTAGTTCTCTTCGCTTCATTATTTCCTCTAACTCTCCCAACTTTTTCAAAATTGATTCAGCAACACTCTTTTCTCCAAGAAGGTTAGCAATTTGTGCTAAAGCTTTCAATGTCTCTCTATTCTCCCAAAGAGGCATGATATAGAGCTCAGGAGCAATTTCACTTATGCTAGGTTCGACGTCAATTCCAATTCCCACGGTGCTTAGGATTAAATCATATCCTTCCAAAGGCTCTGTTGAGACTTCACACACTCCCAAAGCTTGGGCTTTTTCTAATTCACTTTCGTCAACGACCAAAAGCCTATCGTGCAGAAAATCCTTTTTAAAACGAATTGGCCTGATTTTTACCAATACCCCTTTCAGTTCTGGTACAATTCTTGAAAAGTTTTCTTTAAAATACTCCTGCCTCCTCAGAATTTCGTCCTTATCATTTGTTGGTTCAAATTTATCAAGATAAGCTAAGCTCTCCTTAAGTTGAATCTTTTTCTTTATTTCTTCACGGATGCTTTTGTAGATTGCTCTCGCTTCGCTGTTGAGCTTCATCTCTTGATGCTTATCGCAAAAGTTTATGAAGATTTTCCCCCGAAATACAACATAAAGTTTAAAATTTTTAATGTGTATTGGTTGTCATGCTGTTTAGGAAACTCATTAGCCCAAGATATCACCTGAGAATTTGGAAGCTGAAATTTGAGAAAGAGAAAATTAAAGGGGGGTTAAGGCTGAGAAGCATTAAGTTCATTGAATTTCACGATAATTCTTACGATGCAGAGCTTAAAATCGACTCCCTTCTTGCCTCTGTGGTTAATGAGAAGTATGTTTACTTGATGAAGTTTGACAGTGGAGATTTGCTTGTAATCAGCGAAAAGCCCTTAACCAAAGAGGGAATTCTAAAGCAAGACGCTTACTTGGTTCGTGATGAAGCCACACTAAAAAAGCTCCTTTTAAGTCAGCGATCTAAGAAATCACGAATACTTGTGGAATTCCAGCCATTTATTGTCTGGTTTCCAGTAGCTGTGATTCTGATGTATCTGTCAAAAAGAATATCTATTCTGGGATTCCTCTTAGCATTCGGTGGGTATTTTGTTATAAAGGAACTCCTCAGGATTTTGGAATACTACATCTTGGGATACTGCAGAGATAGGGAAAAGGAGAATTAAGGATGGTTTCCTTTGATCTTCTCGACAACTCTAATGTCATAAATCCTCGTAACCGGATACTGTCCCTTCTCGTCTTTTTCCACGGCTTTCACCATGTCCCAGATTGTAAGTAAAGCGACACTAACCCCTGTTAAAGCTTCCATCTCAACCCCTGTCTTGTAGTATGCCCTTACTTCACAAGTCGCCTCAATGTAATCTTCTCCAAACTTAAAGCTTATGTCAACACCAGTTAGCGGAATAGGATGGCAAAGGGGTATTATCTCCCAAGTTCTTTTTACTGCCAAAATTCCAGCTATCTGTGCAGCTGCAAGTACATTTCCTTTTTTAGTTTTACCCTCTTGGATAAGCTTTATTGTCTCCGGTTTGAGCCTTATTTTCCCTTTGGCAGTTGCCTTTCTTAACACAACGTCTTTATGGCCAACTTCCACCATTTTAACGCCTTTTTCATCCACATGAGTGAGCTTCATGCAACCACCACTTTTTCTACAATGGAAAAGTATTTAAGCTTTGAATTCTTACAATACATCGAAGTCCGAGGTATGGGGGTGATAATATGGATGAGTTCATTGTCGCAACCACCGAGCATGTCCCTGGTTACAAAGTCGTCAAGGTTCTTGGCATTGCGCGAGGGGCGACCGTTAGGGCTAAGCACATTGGAAAAGACATCCTTGCTGGGCTTAGAAATATAGTTGGTGGTGAGGTTAAAGAATACACTGAAATGCTTGCAGAGGCGAGGGAAGTGGCCATTCAAAGGATGATCGAGCATGCGAAGAGCATGGGAGCAAATGCCGTCATTGGCGTTCGCTTCATGACCTCAAGCATTGCCGCTGGAGCCGCTGAGATTTTTGCATATGGTACAGCAGTTATTCTTGAGAAAGAGTAACTTACCAGCTTTTCTTGTTAATATTTTTTGTTATTCCAATTAAACTTATATCCATAGTAAGCCTTATAAACAAGCACAGCATAAAGGGATGTAAAGCTTACTTTACAGGTGGTGACAATGAACCCAATTTTGAATGTTGCAGCTAAGGATATCCAAGAGAGCATTAGAAGTAAGAGACTTGTAATAACTCTTGCATTCTTTGTTTTGGCTGGTGTGGGCATGGCTTATTGGATAAAAAACTTAATGATGAACCTTTCAGTTGGCGGAGGTGGGTTGGCTGATGAACAGCTTTTAAGTAATGCGGTTAGAGGAAATCTTCTTTCAAGTGCCAAGAATTTTCTTGCGATACTCTCTATGCTGATAGGTGCTGATGCGATAAACAGAGAAATCGAAAGCGGAACAATAAAAGCGACACTTGGACATCCTATTTACAGAGACCAGTTCCTCCTTGGGAAACTCCTTGGAAGGGCAGTTACGGTTATGTTTGGCTTTGCAATTTTTGCTGTGGTGAGCACAGCATCGATGCTCATAATAGGCATTCCTACAAGTTCCGGTGTTCTGTTCACGTTCATAAAGCCGTTACCGTTTTTTATTATATTTTCCCTCGTCTATCTTTCCCTTGGGATGCTCATTTCAACAGTGATAAAGAAGCCCTCAACGGCAATTATCATTGCCGTTATATTTCCGGTGTTCCTTGAGATAGTTTATCCAATGCTCGTCTCAATGATCATCGCTTTTAAAACCATTTCTTCAGGGGCTACATCACCTGAAGCAATTCAGGAGATGGTTAGAAAAGTGTACACTTTCCTCATGATACAGCCCGGCTTTCATTTAGAAAACATCAACAATGCAATATTCTACGGAATGACTTCCTCTCAAATTGCTTCAGCCGCAGCGTTTTCAATTTCTTTACAAGCTCAAGCTCCACCATATCTCGAAGCGCTGGGCTTGGCATGGAAAAACATAGTCTTACTTTTTGTTATGATGCTGATTCCATTTGCCCTTGCCTACTTGAGATTCATGAAAGCTGATTTGAGGTGATCCTATGTACGCTATAGAGATTGAAAGCTTGACAAAGATGTATGGAAACCTAAAAGCTGTTGATGATCTTACATTAAATGTTGAAAAGGGTATTGTATTTGGATTTCTCGGTCCGAATGGTGCTGGAAAGACAACGACGATACTGAGCATGCTCGGTCTTATTATACCCGACAGAGGTAGCATACGAATACTTGGACACGATGTGCTTAAAGAACCAATAAAAGTCAAGAAAAGAATTGGCTTTCTCCCCGAAAATGCAACGGCTTATGACGAACTAACAGCCTGGAAAAATCTTGAGTTTTTTGCAAACTTTTATGATTTTTCAAAGCAGGAAAAAGAAAAACGTATTGAAGAGCTTTTGAAGCTTGTTGGACTTTGGGATGTAAAGTATAGAAAAGTTAAGACCTTCTCTAAGGGCATGAAGCAGAGGCTTTTGCTTGCTCAAGCTCTGATCAACGATCCCGAAGTGCTGATCCTTGATGAACCAACAAGCGGGCTGGATCCTGAGGGGGCTCATTTAGTGAAAAGCATAGTTAAAGAAGAGAGAGAAAAAGGAAAAACAGTCTTCTTTTCAAGCCATATTCTCAGTGAGGTTGAAGAGCTCAGCGATAAGGTTGGAATAATAGTGAAGGGAAAATTAAGGGCACTGGGAACTCTTGAGGAAATTAAAAAACAGTTCATGGAGCTTGAAGGGTATGAGATAAAGGTGGAAACCAAACAGGAGATTCCAGAAATAGAGCTACCCGAAATTATAAGAATTGAATATCCAACCAGAAATCGGGCAATAATTTTTGCAAAAGCAGATATAAGAGAAGAACTGTCAGAGTTTTTAGCAGACAAAGGCATTACAATAGTTAGTCTTGAAATAGAAGAGCCAAGCCTGGAGGATATATTCTTAAAGACAATTTACAAGAGGTGAGAAATATGAAGAAGCTTGTATTAAGTGTGCTCATGCTCTCTCTTCTCCTGTTGTCCTCAGCACCGATGATAACCACACAGCCTTGGGTTGTGATGTTCCAAGGAAAAATTAAAGTTGGAGAAAGCCTCCAAGTTGGGGATTATCAAATCAAGCTGACCTTAAGCAAAGACAATCTACCATATATGATCATCTACAAAGGGAACGAGATTAAAGCACTTCAAATGGTCAGATTCGGAGATATTATTGAAGTTGGAAACCTTAAGATAATCCCAGGAAGTTTTGACGGAG
Above is a genomic segment from Thermococcus sp. SY098 containing:
- a CDS encoding DUF835 domain-containing protein is translated as MLGMPVYILAEVLLVMTLDLLAFVFVFRAYLKTRRKSALVFSFAWLSDFLTILFAGFNMYVLNSFFIALFGALITYGILIFLDEEKEALPLTQVQKATALPPLFVIYLVLLKNYVGINEWTLIVGGSWFLAGGFLIFAGVFIRNLVNVYEKSVRYLYYGFVLFGLHLLPYPFFAREEWYAPIGLTASTILIVFLTTTMIRLVLSPRFTKLYEISAESKARKIDLTPGVLIVNQNEYKQLELKLKDMPALAFLRNITNVPETWEYFFVTTVTKDGSQKVVSPTDLAKITELTYRYLKAAADTNTPGIVIIDCLEYLLVYNEPTSVMKFLTKLRDLIVVHKATLILVAEKSALGDKNWALLTKLLGG
- the thsB gene encoding thermosome subunit beta; protein product: MAQLVGQGGQPIVILPEGTQRYVGRDAQRLNILAARIVAETVRTTLGPKGMDKMLVDSLGDIVITNDGATILDKIDLQHPAAKMMVEVAKTQDEEAGDGTTTAVVIAGELLRKAEELIDQNIHPSIIVKGYTLAVEKAQEILGDIAIKVDPENEETLMKIAKTAITGKSAESHREHLARLAVEAVKQVAEKKDGKFEVDIDNIKIEKKEGESVEESQLIKGVVIDKEKVHPRMPKRVENAKIALINDALEVKKTETDAKINITAPDQLYAFLEQEEKMIKDMVDQIVATGANVVFVQKGIDDLAQHYLAKAGILAVRRVKKSDMEKLAKATGAKIVTNVKDLTSEDLGYAELVEERKIAGESMIFVEGCKNPKAVTILIRGGTEHVIDEVERALEDAVKVVKDVMEDGAILPGGGATEIELSIRLDEYGKQVGGKEALAIEAFAEALKIIPKTLAENAGLDTIDVLVKVISEHKTKGKAIGIDVFAGEPADMLERGVIEPVRVKKQAIKSASEAAIMILRIDDVIAAKRVKSEGSGQGMEGMGGMGGMNMMG
- a CDS encoding Kae1-associated kinase Bud32, which translates into the protein MELIKQGAEAKIYLAKFEELYFPFNNEKVIIKHRISKRYRIKEIDQKLRKERTVREARILHRAKEFGVSVPHIYEVDLKDMKIVMEFIEGERLKEYLEKIPIEERLKLCREIGRQIGKLHEAGIVHGDLTTSNMILRDGKIYLIDFGLAEFDNTLEAQGVDLHLLKRAMESTHYKWFEEGFEVVLEGYGEVRGEEKAQMLKEKIGEIESRGRYVRERKWIK
- a CDS encoding endonuclease MutS2; translation: MKLNSEARAIYKSIREEIKKKIQLKESLAYLDKFEPTNDKDEILRRQEYFKENFSRIVPELKGVLVKIRPIRFKKDFLHDRLLVVDESELEKAQALGVCEVSTEPLEGYDLILSTVGIGIDVEPSISEIAPELYIMPLWENRETLKALAQIANLLGEKSVAESILKKLGELEEIMKRRELIENLDELIAKEERRLNEKIAEKLEKFSLTLTGKELLEFLKELREGNYDAIFKHFSEIESEILEEINEAEKRLSEKLNFTVELFSRENLYPIEVPPESIEALHRELERELKVELYLKSREILDEIKHLIPKLKEEINRAYELEFLRAVKEFTEGFTFSELIEGGIAFINGRHLFIKNPQPVSYVVGKAPIEFNGVNGERVVILTGANSGGKTSLLELISQIVILTHMGFPVNAEKAWVEVLDELFFFKRKRSIYGAGAFETALKSFVRALTSDGRKLILIDEFEAITEPGAAVKIIAELLKIAYEKGFYVIIVSHLGEDLKKELPFARVDGIEAQGLDENLNLIVDRQPKFGVLGKSTPELIVEKLYRTKRGKEKKIFERVWRAFT
- the moaC gene encoding cyclic pyranopterin monophosphate synthase MoaC, translating into MKLTHVDEKGVKMVEVGHKDVVLRKATAKGKIRLKPETIKLIQEGKTKKGNVLAAAQIAGILAVKRTWEIIPLCHPIPLTGVDISFKFGEDYIEATCEVRAYYKTGVEMEALTGVSVALLTIWDMVKAVEKDEKGQYPVTRIYDIRVVEKIKGNHP
- a CDS encoding YbjQ family protein; translated protein: MDEFIVATTEHVPGYKVVKVLGIARGATVRAKHIGKDILAGLRNIVGGEVKEYTEMLAEAREVAIQRMIEHAKSMGANAVIGVRFMTSSIAAGAAEIFAYGTAVILEKE
- a CDS encoding ABC transporter permease subunit translates to MNPILNVAAKDIQESIRSKRLVITLAFFVLAGVGMAYWIKNLMMNLSVGGGGLADEQLLSNAVRGNLLSSAKNFLAILSMLIGADAINREIESGTIKATLGHPIYRDQFLLGKLLGRAVTVMFGFAIFAVVSTASMLIIGIPTSSGVLFTFIKPLPFFIIFSLVYLSLGMLISTVIKKPSTAIIIAVIFPVFLEIVYPMLVSMIIAFKTISSGATSPEAIQEMVRKVYTFLMIQPGFHLENINNAIFYGMTSSQIASAAAFSISLQAQAPPYLEALGLAWKNIVLLFVMMLIPFALAYLRFMKADLR
- a CDS encoding ABC transporter ATP-binding protein, whose amino-acid sequence is MYAIEIESLTKMYGNLKAVDDLTLNVEKGIVFGFLGPNGAGKTTTILSMLGLIIPDRGSIRILGHDVLKEPIKVKKRIGFLPENATAYDELTAWKNLEFFANFYDFSKQEKEKRIEELLKLVGLWDVKYRKVKTFSKGMKQRLLLAQALINDPEVLILDEPTSGLDPEGAHLVKSIVKEEREKGKTVFFSSHILSEVEELSDKVGIIVKGKLRALGTLEEIKKQFMELEGYEIKVETKQEIPEIELPEIIRIEYPTRNRAIIFAKADIREELSEFLADKGITIVSLEIEEPSLEDIFLKTIYKR